The following coding sequences lie in one Eubacterium ventriosum genomic window:
- the rimM gene encoding ribosome maturation factor RimM (Essential for efficient processing of 16S rRNA) yields MEELFRVGVISNTHGIRGEVKVYPTTDNVRRFDDLKEVILDTGKEQLNLHVTSVKYFKNMVILKFKEFDNINDIIPYKGMDLLVTRENAIPLEEGEYYIADIIGSKVITDEDKILGTLTDVLQTGANDVYVVKTKDGKEVLLPSIEECILDRDIENKIVKVHIMKGLLD; encoded by the coding sequence ATGGAAGAATTGTTCAGAGTGGGGGTAATCAGCAATACTCACGGAATTAGAGGCGAGGTTAAGGTTTATCCAACAACAGATAACGTAAGACGTTTTGACGATTTAAAAGAAGTAATACTTGATACAGGAAAGGAACAACTTAACCTTCATGTGACAAGCGTAAAATATTTCAAAAACATGGTTATTTTAAAATTTAAAGAATTTGATAATATTAATGACATTATCCCGTACAAGGGAATGGATTTACTTGTTACAAGAGAGAATGCAATTCCTTTGGAAGAGGGAGAATATTACATAGCTGACATTATAGGAAGCAAAGTAATAACAGATGAGGACAAAATATTAGGAACGCTTACAGATGTTTTGCAGACAGGCGCAAATGATGTATATGTTGTAAAAACAAAAGATGGAAAAGAAGTATTATTACCATCCATTGAAGAATGTATACTTGATAGAGATATAGAAAATAAAATTGTTAAAGTACATATAATGAAAGGACTTTTGGATTAA
- the rpsP gene encoding 30S ribosomal protein S16: protein MAVKMRLKRMGKKRNPIYRIVVADSRAPRDGRFIEEVGTYDPNQDPSIFDLKEESVKKWLANGAQPTETVGKLLKIAGIEK, encoded by the coding sequence ATGGCAGTAAAGATGAGATTAAAGAGAATGGGTAAAAAGAGAAATCCTATCTACAGAATCGTTGTTGCTGATTCAAGAGCACCAAGAGATGGTAGATTTATCGAAGAAGTAGGAACATATGATCCTAACCAGGACCCAAGTATATTCGATCTTAAAGAAGAATCTGTTAAGAAGTGGTTAGCTAATGGAGCTCAGCCAACAGAGACTGTTGGAAAACTTTTGAAAATCGCTGGCATTGAAAAATAG
- the trmD gene encoding tRNA (guanosine(37)-N1)-methyltransferase TrmD, with translation MNFHVLTLFPKMIEQGINTSITGRAIEKGLISLNAINIRDYAGNKHGQVDDYPYGGGAGMVMQPGPVYRSYESVTEKIGYKPRVIYLTPQGKVFNQSMAEEFSEEEDLVFLCGHYEGIDERVLEMIVTDNVSIGDYVLTGGELPSMVMIDAISRLVPGVLNNDVSAEFESFNDNLLEYPQYTRPASFMEREVPPILLSGNHPKVEEWRRQQSILRTMERRPDLMKKAELTKQDIKFIKSLDK, from the coding sequence ATGAATTTTCACGTACTTACACTATTTCCGAAAATGATTGAGCAGGGCATAAATACAAGTATTACAGGTCGTGCCATTGAAAAAGGACTTATAAGTTTAAATGCAATAAATATAAGAGATTATGCAGGAAACAAGCATGGTCAGGTAGATGATTATCCTTATGGTGGTGGGGCAGGCATGGTTATGCAACCGGGACCTGTTTACAGAAGTTATGAATCAGTGACTGAAAAGATTGGATACAAGCCAAGGGTTATATATCTTACACCACAAGGTAAGGTTTTTAATCAGAGTATGGCAGAAGAATTTTCCGAGGAAGAAGATTTGGTATTTCTCTGTGGACATTATGAGGGAATAGATGAGAGAGTTCTTGAAATGATAGTTACAGACAATGTTTCTATCGGTGATTATGTTTTAACAGGTGGAGAATTACCTTCAATGGTTATGATAGATGCCATATCAAGACTGGTACCTGGTGTACTTAATAATGATGTGTCAGCAGAATTTGAATCTTTTAATGATAATCTGTTGGAATATCCACAGTATACCAGACCGGCAAGTTTTATGGAAAGGGAAGTTCCGCCTATATTGTTATCAGGAAATCATCCGAAAGTTGAGGAATGGCGCAGACAGCAGTCTATCCTTAGAACTATGGAAAGACGACCTGATTTAATGAAAAAGGCAGAATTAACAAAGCAGGACATTAAATTTATAAAAAGTCTTGATAAATAA
- a CDS encoding ABC transporter permease, protein MLKNAIAYILRKRNRTIIVFIILTVVLSCLYSCMNITKSTNNLEKNLYKISNTSLSITKNDGDTFETNQFKELDNIKEIQEIITNYDGLARTTNIKVVDGTQLVERDDLSDEFKNMLSVEATNNSEKNNLFNSGIFTIIKGRHINNNDRGKILIHKELAEKNNLKLNDKIKLQLIDFNNSEKKSEYEFEIIGIFSGKKQEKYTGLSSDFSENMVFIDYESSQKALNKPENNKIVNKLAIFSDSSENTKVALNNIKKIKIDWSKFNVSSDNHVFEETLESIDGIKHIIKIMTYSIMIGGITVLSLILILWLRERIYEIGILLSIGISKIKIVTQFILELLFISLPSFVFSLFIGNVILNIIVGGFMNSDDSTIMVDSLLKNNNLISNLISFLQSYGILIGIIVLSVIIASLMILIKKPKEILSKIS, encoded by the coding sequence ATGCTAAAAAATGCTATAGCATATATTTTAAGAAAAAGAAATAGAACAATTATAGTATTTATTATTTTAACAGTAGTTCTCTCTTGTTTATATTCATGTATGAATATAACAAAATCAACAAATAATTTGGAAAAAAACTTATACAAGATTTCAAATACATCATTATCAATAACTAAAAATGATGGTGATACTTTTGAAACTAATCAGTTTAAAGAATTAGATAATATAAAAGAAATACAAGAAATTATCACTAATTATGATGGACTAGCTAGAACTACAAACATCAAAGTTGTAGATGGAACTCAATTAGTAGAACGAGATGATTTATCAGATGAGTTCAAAAATATGCTTTCAGTAGAAGCTACTAATAATAGTGAAAAGAATAATTTATTCAATAGTGGTATTTTTACTATTATAAAAGGCAGACATATTAATAATAATGATAGAGGAAAAATTCTTATTCATAAGGAACTTGCTGAAAAAAATAACCTAAAACTTAATGATAAAATCAAACTTCAATTAATTGATTTTAATAATAGTGAAAAGAAATCAGAATATGAGTTTGAGATAATTGGAATCTTTTCAGGTAAAAAACAAGAAAAATATACTGGCTTATCATCAGACTTTAGTGAAAATATGGTATTTATTGATTATGAATCAAGTCAAAAAGCATTAAATAAACCTGAAAATAACAAAATTGTTAATAAACTTGCAATATTTTCAGACAGTTCAGAAAATACAAAGGTAGCATTAAATAATATTAAAAAAATTAAAATTGATTGGTCAAAATTTAATGTTTCAAGTGATAACCATGTATTTGAAGAAACACTAGAGTCTATAGATGGAATAAAACATATTATTAAGATCATGACATATTCAATTATGATAGGTGGAATAACAGTTTTGTCATTAATATTAATACTATGGTTAAGAGAAAGAATATATGAAATAGGAATATTATTATCAATTGGTATAAGTAAAATAAAAATTGTAACTCAATTTATACTTGAATTATTATTTATATCACTACCCTCTTTTGTATTTTCATTGTTTATAGGAAATGTAATATTAAATATTATAGTCGGTGGATTTATGAATTCTGATGATTCAACAATAATGGTTGATAGCTTACTTAAAAACAATAATTTAATTTCAAATCTTATATCATTTCTACAAAGTTACGGAATATTAATTGGAATTATTGTTCTATCAGTTATTATTGCAAGTTTAATGATATTAATTAAAAAACCAAAAGAAATATTGTCAAAAATAAGTTAG
- the rplS gene encoding 50S ribosomal protein L19, translated as MQELIKEIEAAQIKEVTDFNVGDTIKVHAKIVEGNRERIQVFEGLVIKKQGGSNRATFTVRKQSSGIGVERTWPLYSPSIANIEVVRRGKVRRAKLNYIRNRVGKAAKVKELVK; from the coding sequence ATGCAGGAATTAATTAAGGAAATTGAAGCAGCTCAGATTAAAGAAGTTACAGATTTTAACGTAGGTGATACAATTAAGGTTCACGCTAAGATTGTAGAAGGAAACCGTGAAAGAATCCAGGTTTTTGAAGGTCTTGTAATTAAGAAACAGGGTGGAAGCAACAGAGCTACTTTTACAGTAAGAAAGCAGTCAAGTGGAATCGGCGTTGAAAGAACATGGCCATTATACTCACCATCAATCGCTAACATCGAAGTTGTTAGAAGAGGTAAAGTAAGAAGAGCTAAACTTAACTACATCAGAAACAGAGTAGGTAAAGCTGCTAAGGTTAAAGAATTAGTTAAATAA
- a CDS encoding ABC transporter ATP-binding protein — protein sequence MNILEIKNVTYNYSNSNEKVLSSVNQKFEIGKFYAIIGKSGAGKSTLLSLLAGLDKPKKGQILFKGNDIEKDGYSNHRKNNISLVFQNYNLIDYLTPIENVRLVNKKASETILFELGLDKSQINRNVMKLSGGQQQRVAIARALVSEAPIILADEPTGNLDVDTAGEIIEILKKLAKERNKCVIVVTHSKEVANSADIILELRDRKLKKINN from the coding sequence ATGAATATATTAGAAATAAAAAATGTAACATATAATTATTCAAATTCAAATGAGAAAGTATTATCTTCAGTAAATCAAAAATTTGAAATTGGAAAATTTTATGCAATAATTGGAAAATCAGGGGCAGGAAAGTCAACATTACTTTCTCTATTAGCAGGTTTAGATAAACCAAAAAAAGGTCAAATCTTATTTAAAGGAAATGATATAGAGAAAGATGGCTATAGTAATCATAGAAAAAATAACATATCGTTAGTTTTTCAAAACTATAATTTAATTGATTATTTAACACCAATAGAAAATGTTAGATTAGTAAATAAAAAAGCATCTGAAACAATCTTATTTGAATTAGGGCTTGATAAAAGTCAAATAAATAGAAATGTAATGAAGTTATCAGGAGGACAACAACAAAGAGTGGCGATTGCAAGAGCATTAGTTTCAGAAGCCCCAATAATTTTAGCAGATGAACCTACTGGAAATCTTGATGTTGATACTGCTGGTGAAATAATTGAAATACTTAAAAAGTTAGCCAAAGAAAGAAATAAGTGTGTAATCGTAGTAACACATAGTAAAGAAGTAGCAAATTCTGCTGACATTATTTTAGAATTAAGAGATAGAAAACTTAAGAAAATAAATAA
- a CDS encoding KH domain-containing protein, which produces MKELVETIAKALVDSPDEVVVTESETEREIVLQLHVAQEDMGKVIGKQGRIAKAIRSVVKAAASKCDKKVKVEIQ; this is translated from the coding sequence ATGAAAGAATTGGTTGAAACAATTGCAAAAGCACTTGTTGATTCTCCTGACGAAGTTGTTGTAACAGAAAGTGAAACAGAAAGAGAAATCGTTTTACAGTTACATGTTGCCCAGGAAGATATGGGAAAAGTAATTGGAAAGCAGGGAAGAATTGCAAAAGCAATCCGTTCTGTTGTTAAGGCAGCAGCTTCAAAATGCGATAAGAAAGTAAAAGTAGAAATTCAGTAA